One Actinosynnema pretiosum DNA segment encodes these proteins:
- a CDS encoding choice-of-anchor M domain-containing protein, translated as MQTRHRKRRYAAVASMTALGLALGSLGGVAVAQDAKQVVSDGHVDLFHIDAQDSTYTLGAHTSAGNVAPENLVVHAKPSVASRTVSAAIASLPGWKAQGETYYLLPQTSQAGQVFAGFGYSSNVPQGTSVTYTLDGVTGPGAFALWQNGEDGPNTFLASADGGPRSFTSTADHEHVNWGFTEQGDYAVAVRATVAPPNATPVDLAPVTYTFRVAEDLPTQQPEPDEPVATKLSISGLAGHYHAGGVANLTAVQEPATGEDHYHWFTRAQGETDWSVVPGALSGRYGFVVRTADDNREVMVKLYDHDHKVLAESAPVVIDVDDHGNDPVNGPTITATLTEQQGALTVSVAPENREVDLGELALTAEADRYRATGALKPITVTDTRSENPGWSATGRVRSFTTVDGQVLGGYHLGWTPTVLSSSQGQTVTPGAPKESGFTSGNGVGATSELGKAAAGAGRGVAQLGADLKLDVPVDTTPGAYRAMLILTAI; from the coding sequence GTGCAGACCCGGCACCGCAAGCGCCGCTACGCGGCCGTGGCGTCGATGACCGCCCTGGGCCTCGCCCTCGGCTCCCTGGGTGGCGTCGCCGTCGCCCAGGACGCGAAGCAGGTCGTCTCCGACGGCCACGTCGACCTGTTCCACATCGACGCCCAGGACTCGACCTACACCCTGGGCGCCCACACCTCCGCAGGCAACGTCGCGCCCGAGAACCTCGTGGTGCACGCCAAGCCGTCGGTGGCCTCCCGCACGGTCAGCGCCGCCATCGCGTCGCTGCCCGGCTGGAAGGCGCAGGGCGAGACCTACTACCTGCTGCCGCAGACCTCCCAGGCGGGCCAGGTGTTCGCGGGCTTCGGCTACAGCTCGAACGTCCCGCAGGGCACCTCGGTCACCTACACCCTGGACGGCGTGACCGGCCCCGGCGCGTTCGCGCTGTGGCAGAACGGCGAGGACGGCCCGAACACCTTCCTCGCCTCGGCCGACGGCGGCCCGAGGTCGTTCACCAGCACCGCCGACCACGAGCACGTCAACTGGGGCTTCACCGAGCAGGGCGACTACGCGGTGGCCGTGCGCGCCACCGTCGCCCCGCCCAACGCCACCCCGGTCGACCTCGCCCCGGTGACGTACACCTTCCGGGTCGCCGAGGACCTGCCGACCCAGCAGCCCGAGCCGGACGAGCCCGTGGCCACCAAGCTCAGCATCTCGGGCCTGGCCGGGCACTACCACGCGGGCGGCGTCGCGAACCTGACCGCCGTGCAGGAGCCCGCCACGGGCGAGGACCACTACCACTGGTTCACCCGCGCCCAGGGCGAGACCGACTGGAGCGTCGTGCCCGGCGCGCTGTCCGGCAGGTACGGCTTCGTCGTCCGCACCGCCGACGACAACCGCGAGGTCATGGTCAAGCTCTACGACCACGACCACAAGGTGCTCGCCGAGTCCGCGCCGGTCGTCATCGACGTCGACGACCACGGCAACGACCCGGTCAACGGCCCCACCATCACCGCCACCCTCACCGAGCAGCAGGGCGCGCTGACCGTCAGCGTCGCCCCGGAGAACCGCGAGGTCGACCTGGGCGAGCTGGCCCTCACGGCGGAGGCCGACCGCTACCGCGCGACCGGCGCCCTCAAGCCGATCACGGTCACCGACACCCGCTCGGAGAACCCCGGCTGGAGCGCCACCGGCCGCGTGCGGTCCTTCACCACTGTCGACGGCCAGGTCCTCGGCGGCTACCACCTCGGCTGGACGCCCACCGTGCTCTCGTCCTCCCAGGGCCAGACGGTGACCCCCGGCGCGCCCAAGGAGTCCGGCTTCACCAGCGGCAACGGTGTCGGCGCGACCTCCGAGCTCGGCAAGGCGGCGGCGGGCGCCGGTCGCGGCGTCGCGCAGCTGGGCGCGGACCTCAAGCTGGACGTCCCGGTGGACACCACTCCGGGCGCGTACCGGGCGATGCTCATCCTCACGGCCATCTGA